A single region of the Chitinophaga niabensis genome encodes:
- a CDS encoding START-like domain-containing protein produces the protein MSKKVQYELEYPVRCSPGILFEFLSTPAGLQEWFADKVDFRDNVFSFSWNGSTEEEAEVLEQLPDERIRLRWLHAPKGEYFEFSIQISEVTNMTILTVRDFAEKKEVADQSQLWNYQIKDLFHRIGN, from the coding sequence ATGTCAAAGAAAGTGCAATATGAGTTAGAATATCCGGTTAGATGCTCCCCAGGTATCCTGTTTGAATTTCTATCAACCCCGGCAGGCCTTCAGGAATGGTTTGCGGACAAAGTGGATTTCAGGGATAATGTTTTTTCTTTCTCCTGGAACGGATCCACAGAAGAGGAAGCAGAGGTATTGGAACAGTTACCAGATGAACGGATACGTTTACGCTGGTTACACGCCCCCAAAGGAGAATACTTTGAATTTAGTATTCAGATATCAGAAGTAACGAACATGACTATACTTACCGTTAGAGATTTTGCTGAGAAGAAAGAAGTGGCAGATCAAAGTCAGTTGTGGAATTACCAGATAAAAGACCTATTTCACCGTATCGGCAATTAA
- a CDS encoding LptF/LptG family permease — protein sequence MKKLDKLIIKTFIGPFIATFFVTLFVLIMQFVWKYIDDLVGKGLDTPVIVELLAYTSAGLVPLAMPLAVLLSSIMTFGNLGESFELVAIKSSGISLLRFIRPLFILSCIIALGAFLFSNYIIPIANLRAKSLLYDITQSKPAFNIKQGVFYTDIPGYVIKVARKEPDNKTIHQVMIYDRTAGTRNERLILAEKGLMELSQDKRYLNFTLENGWRFEDKGEPRGTGNNELVRVGFKKYKMPFDLASFAFDRLPMDLFASNQQMLNIRQLDEGIDSLYRVDSTFGRTASAYVSTRYPFYKWKDTGWMAQAPPLKATSFYDIIPAKSRRYVLDRVESNIRDAESSLSTTAKDFSDNFKRILLFKVEWQRKFSLALACVVLFLIGAPLGSIIRKGGLGTPLVFAVIFFVIFNIFFMLGEKMARNDVMATWSGMWLANLVLLPIAIFLVVKAMNDSNLFNQEFYYRSYKRIKQYIQRKRNKHEISA from the coding sequence GTGAAGAAACTCGATAAACTCATCATTAAAACCTTCATTGGGCCATTTATCGCCACATTTTTTGTGACGCTTTTTGTTCTCATCATGCAATTTGTATGGAAGTACATTGATGACCTCGTAGGGAAAGGCCTGGATACACCGGTGATCGTAGAACTGCTGGCCTATACCAGCGCAGGGCTTGTTCCGCTCGCTATGCCACTGGCGGTACTGCTGTCTTCCATTATGACCTTCGGGAACCTGGGCGAGAGCTTTGAACTGGTGGCCATTAAGTCTTCCGGTATTTCCCTGCTGCGTTTCATCAGGCCTTTGTTTATCCTTTCCTGTATCATAGCACTGGGTGCTTTTCTCTTTTCCAACTACATTATTCCCATTGCCAACCTCCGCGCAAAATCCCTTTTATACGATATCACACAATCCAAACCGGCCTTCAATATCAAACAGGGTGTATTCTACACGGATATTCCCGGTTACGTGATCAAGGTAGCGCGTAAGGAGCCCGACAATAAAACCATTCACCAGGTAATGATCTATGACCGCACAGCCGGCACCAGGAATGAAAGGCTGATCCTGGCGGAAAAAGGGCTCATGGAATTGTCGCAGGACAAACGTTACCTGAACTTTACACTGGAGAACGGCTGGCGCTTTGAGGATAAAGGAGAACCCCGCGGCACCGGCAACAATGAACTGGTACGGGTGGGCTTCAAGAAATACAAAATGCCCTTCGACCTGGCTTCTTTTGCATTCGACCGTTTACCAATGGACCTCTTTGCTTCCAACCAGCAAATGCTGAACATCCGCCAGCTGGATGAAGGCATTGATTCCTTATATCGTGTGGACTCAACATTTGGCCGTACTGCAAGCGCCTATGTTTCAACCCGTTATCCATTCTATAAATGGAAAGATACTGGCTGGATGGCCCAGGCGCCTCCTTTAAAAGCAACTTCTTTCTATGATATCATCCCTGCAAAATCCAGGCGTTATGTGCTGGACAGGGTGGAATCAAATATCCGTGATGCAGAAAGCAGCCTTAGTACCACTGCAAAAGACTTCTCCGATAACTTTAAAAGAATACTTCTTTTCAAAGTGGAATGGCAGCGGAAATTCTCGCTGGCATTGGCTTGCGTGGTTTTATTCCTGATCGGGGCTCCACTTGGTTCAATAATTCGTAAGGGTGGCTTAGGTACTCCGCTCGTTTTTGCCGTTATATTCTTTGTGATCTTCAATATATTCTTTATGTTGGGGGAGAAAATGGCCAGGAACGATGTGATGGCTACCTGGAGCGGGATGTGGCTGGCCAATTTAGTATTGCTGCCCATTGCTATTTTCCTGGTAGTAAAAGCCATGAACGATTCCAACCTGTTTAACCAGGAATTCTATTACAGATCATACAAACGCATTAAACAATATATCCAGAGAAAACGAAATAAACACGAAATAAGCGCATAA